From Streptomyces sp. NBC_01754, a single genomic window includes:
- a CDS encoding DNA polymerase III subunit delta' translates to MTVWDELVGQDRLREQLGAAARDADALVTAQSAGEPAPTGSGMTHAWLFTGPPGSGRSTAARAFAAALQCTSPDRALGGAPGCGFCDGCHTALIGTHADVEVIRTDLLSIGVGQTRELVRRAQLSPAVGRWQVIVIEDADRLTEGAGNVLLKAVEEPAPRTVWLLCAPSLEDVLPTIRSRCRHLTLRTPPVDAVADVLVRRDGVEPDRAAAAARATQGHIGRARRLATDERARTRRAAVLKLPLRVQDVGACLKGAQELIDTATDDAKQVAEEVDTKETDELKAALGAVAGGRMPRGTAGAMKELEDKQKRRRTRTQRDSLDLALTELTGFYRDVLALQLGSRIALANTDVRDALDRVAESSTAERTLRRIEAVIACRKALDRNVAPLLAVEAMTMALRAG, encoded by the coding sequence ATGACCGTATGGGACGAACTGGTCGGACAGGACCGACTGCGGGAGCAGCTCGGCGCCGCCGCCAGGGACGCCGATGCGCTGGTCACCGCGCAGTCCGCGGGCGAGCCCGCGCCTACGGGATCCGGGATGACCCACGCCTGGCTGTTCACGGGCCCGCCTGGCTCGGGCCGGTCGACGGCCGCCCGCGCCTTCGCCGCGGCACTCCAGTGCACCAGTCCCGACCGTGCCCTGGGCGGGGCACCGGGCTGCGGGTTCTGCGACGGCTGCCACACGGCGCTGATCGGGACCCACGCGGACGTCGAGGTGATCCGCACCGATCTGCTCTCCATCGGGGTGGGGCAGACCCGCGAGCTGGTACGCCGTGCCCAGCTCTCGCCGGCCGTCGGGCGCTGGCAGGTGATCGTCATCGAGGACGCCGACCGCCTCACCGAGGGGGCGGGCAACGTCCTGCTGAAGGCGGTGGAGGAGCCGGCCCCCCGTACCGTGTGGCTGCTCTGCGCGCCGTCGCTCGAAGACGTACTGCCCACCATCCGGTCCCGCTGCCGCCACCTCACCCTGCGTACGCCGCCGGTCGACGCGGTGGCGGACGTGCTCGTCCGGCGGGACGGTGTCGAACCCGACCGGGCGGCCGCCGCGGCCCGCGCCACCCAGGGCCACATCGGCAGGGCGCGCCGTCTGGCCACGGACGAGCGGGCCCGCACCCGGCGCGCGGCGGTGCTCAAGCTCCCGTTGCGGGTCCAGGACGTCGGCGCGTGTCTCAAGGGGGCCCAGGAGCTGATCGACACGGCCACCGACGACGCCAAGCAGGTCGCGGAGGAGGTCGACACCAAGGAGACCGATGAGCTGAAGGCGGCGCTCGGTGCCGTCGCCGGCGGCCGGATGCCCCGGGGCACGGCAGGGGCGATGAAGGAGCTGGAGGACAAGCAGAAGCGCCGCAGGACGCGTACCCAGCGCGACAGTCTGGACCTCGCGCTCACCGAGCTCACCGGTTTCTACCGCGATGTGCTGGCGCTCCAGCTCGGTTCCAGGATCGCCCTCGCCAACACCGACGTACGGGACGCGCTCGACCGCGTCGCCGAGTCCTCGACCGCTGAGCGCACCCTGCGGCGGATCGAGGCCGTGATCGCCTGCCGCAAGGCCCTGGACCGCAACGTCGCGCCGCTGCTGGCGGTGGAGGCGATGACCATGGCGTTGAGAGCCGGCTGA